In the genome of Rhodoplanes sp. Z2-YC6860, one region contains:
- the cobM gene encoding precorrin-4 C(11)-methyltransferase, translating into MTVHFIGAGPGAADLITVRGRDLIGQCPVCLYAGSIVPKELLQFCPPGARIVDTAPMSLDEIETEFVAARDKNHDVARLHSGDLSIYSALAEQTRRLERLGIPYTVTPGVPAFAAAAAVLGRELTVPEIAQSVVLTRMPGRASAMPEGEKLAAFAATGATLAIHLAIHALDAIVSELLPVYGADCPVAVVVRASCPDERILRGRLGTICAQVAAEPIERTALVLVGKALAAHDFRESALYDPDYRRRFRGGR; encoded by the coding sequence GTGACGGTGCATTTCATTGGCGCAGGCCCCGGCGCTGCCGACCTCATCACGGTGCGCGGCCGCGATCTCATCGGCCAATGCCCGGTATGTCTCTATGCCGGCTCGATCGTGCCGAAGGAGCTCTTGCAATTTTGCCCGCCCGGCGCGCGTATCGTCGACACCGCGCCGATGTCGCTCGATGAGATCGAGACAGAATTCGTCGCGGCACGAGACAAGAACCATGATGTGGCGCGGCTGCATTCCGGCGACCTTTCGATCTACAGCGCGCTCGCCGAACAGACCCGGCGGCTGGAACGGCTCGGCATTCCCTATACCGTGACGCCCGGCGTGCCCGCCTTCGCGGCGGCAGCGGCCGTGCTGGGCCGCGAGCTGACGGTGCCGGAGATCGCGCAGAGCGTCGTGCTCACGCGGATGCCCGGCCGCGCCTCGGCCATGCCCGAGGGCGAAAAACTGGCCGCTTTCGCCGCAACCGGTGCGACGCTGGCCATTCATCTCGCCATCCACGCGCTCGACGCAATTGTGAGCGAACTGCTGCCGGTCTATGGCGCGGATTGTCCGGTCGCCGTGGTGGTTCGGGCGAGTTGCCCCGATGAGCGGATCCTGCGCGGCAGGCTCGGCACGATCTGCGCGCAGGTCGCGGCCGAGCCGATCGAGCGTACCGCGCTGGTGCTCGTAGGGAAGGCGCTCGCCGCGCATGATTTTCGCGAGAGCGCGCTGTACGATCCGGACTACCGCCGTCGATTCCGCGGCGGGCGATGA
- a CDS encoding cobalamin biosynthesis protein — MALDQAMIVAGIGCKAGASAQEIEAAIGAALSQAGLASGALGLIATSHAKSSEPGIAAAATGRGLKMVVVLQVDLVAAGARALTRSERVLAMTGVPSVSEAAALAAAGPGARLIAPRVAVGPATCALAITGDTP; from the coding sequence ATGGCTCTGGACCAAGCCATGATCGTCGCGGGCATTGGCTGCAAGGCGGGCGCATCGGCACAGGAGATCGAAGCGGCGATTGGCGCGGCGCTGTCGCAAGCGGGTCTTGCAAGCGGTGCGCTGGGGCTGATCGCAACGTCGCACGCGAAATCGTCCGAGCCCGGCATCGCGGCCGCGGCAACCGGCCGTGGGTTGAAGATGGTCGTCGTGCTACAGGTCGATCTGGTCGCCGCCGGCGCGCGCGCGTTGACGCGATCGGAACGCGTGCTGGCCATGACCGGCGTGCCATCGGTGTCGGAGGCCGCCGCACTCGCCGCCGCTGGCCCCGGCGCGCGACTCATTGCTCCACGCGTCGCTGTCGGTCCGGCGACTTGCGCGCTCGCCATCACGGGAGATACGCCGTGA
- a CDS encoding bifunctional cobalt-precorrin-7 (C(5))-methyltransferase/cobalt-precorrin-6B (C(15))-methyltransferase → MPSAHPLTAESAAPRRWLSIVGIGEDGIDGLSAVARGLIADAEIVFGGKRHLELARSLVRGAMRPWPSPFDRAPAEVMEQRGRSVCVLASGDPFLYGVGSVLARHVDSGEMLVVPAPSAFSLAAARMGWALPDTALVSLHGRALDLIRPHLHPGAHVLALTSDADGPRALAALLSDNGFGGTRLTVLEALGGPHERVRTSAAAKFNLVDVSPLNVVALEVEASADARILSRAPGLPDALFEHDGQITKREVRAITLSSLAPRKGERLWDIGAGSGSVSIEWMLADPSLRAISVERHPERAARIRRNAAAFGVPGLEVVEGRAPDCLKGLSVPDAIFIGGGAAEPGMIDAAVAALRSGGRLVVNAVTLETEAVLLTRHASHGGELVRVALSRADHVGGKFGWRPAMPVTQWLWTKP, encoded by the coding sequence ATGCCATCCGCTCATCCGCTCACCGCTGAGAGTGCCGCACCGCGCCGCTGGCTGTCCATTGTCGGGATCGGCGAGGACGGCATCGACGGGTTGAGTGCCGTCGCACGCGGCCTGATCGCGGACGCCGAGATCGTGTTTGGCGGCAAGCGCCATCTGGAACTGGCGAGGTCGCTGGTTCGCGGGGCGATGCGGCCGTGGCCGAGTCCGTTCGACCGCGCGCCCGCCGAAGTGATGGAGCAACGTGGGCGGAGCGTCTGCGTGCTCGCCTCCGGCGATCCGTTTCTTTATGGCGTCGGCTCGGTGCTGGCGCGCCATGTCGATTCCGGCGAAATGCTGGTCGTGCCCGCGCCGTCGGCCTTCAGCCTTGCGGCAGCGCGTATGGGCTGGGCGCTGCCGGACACGGCGCTGGTATCGCTGCACGGACGCGCGCTCGATCTCATTCGCCCGCATCTGCATCCCGGCGCGCATGTGCTGGCGCTGACATCGGACGCCGACGGGCCCCGTGCACTGGCGGCGTTGCTCAGCGACAACGGCTTCGGCGGAACCAGACTCACGGTGCTGGAAGCGCTCGGCGGTCCGCACGAGCGCGTCCGGACGTCGGCGGCAGCCAAGTTTAATTTGGTGGATGTCAGCCCGCTCAACGTGGTTGCGTTGGAGGTCGAAGCGTCGGCCGATGCCCGCATTCTGTCGCGTGCGCCGGGATTGCCAGACGCGCTGTTCGAACACGACGGACAGATCACCAAGCGTGAGGTCCGCGCCATCACGTTGTCGTCGCTCGCGCCGCGAAAAGGCGAACGGCTCTGGGACATCGGAGCGGGCTCGGGCTCGGTCTCCATCGAATGGATGCTGGCCGACCCTTCACTCCGCGCGATTTCCGTTGAACGACATCCGGAGCGGGCCGCGCGCATCCGGCGCAACGCCGCAGCCTTCGGCGTTCCGGGGCTGGAGGTCGTGGAAGGCCGGGCGCCCGATTGCCTCAAGGGTCTGTCGGTGCCCGACGCGATCTTCATCGGCGGCGGCGCAGCCGAGCCGGGCATGATCGATGCCGCGGTGGCCGCGCTTCGTTCCGGTGGACGTCTCGTGGTCAACGCCGTGACGCTGGAGACCGAGGCGGTTTTGCTGACGCGTCACGCCTCGCACGGCGGCGAACTGGTCCGCGTGGCGCTGTCGCGTGCCGATCACGTCGGCGGAAAGTTTGGATGGCGGCCGGCGATGCCGGTGACGCAATGGCTCTGGACCAAGCCATGA
- a CDS encoding cobalt-precorrin-6A reductase has product MRNVLILGGTTEARQLAGLLAGRADIKAVLSLAGRTATPAAQPVPVRIGGFGGVEGLADYLWAEHVDALIDATHPYAAIISQHAAEATASVGVPIVALRRPAWSAVAGDRWSEVDDMSGAVAALGKEPKRVFLAIGRKEVVAFTEAPQHHYLIRSVDPIDPPLNVPNAAYILSRGPFPESDEKALLSEHRIDTIVAKNSGGSATYGKIAAARTLGLNVIMLRRPHLPDIPAVNDAHGVVAWLDHQWPPSTKRGV; this is encoded by the coding sequence ATGAGGAACGTTCTCATACTCGGCGGCACGACGGAAGCGCGGCAGCTTGCGGGGTTGCTCGCAGGCCGCGCCGACATCAAGGCCGTGCTGTCGCTGGCCGGCCGCACCGCGACGCCCGCCGCGCAGCCGGTTCCGGTGCGGATCGGCGGCTTCGGCGGCGTGGAGGGTCTGGCCGACTATCTCTGGGCCGAGCACGTCGATGCGCTGATCGACGCGACCCACCCTTACGCGGCAATCATTTCGCAGCATGCCGCCGAGGCCACGGCGTCGGTTGGCGTTCCGATCGTGGCGCTGCGTCGGCCAGCTTGGAGCGCTGTCGCGGGCGACCGCTGGAGCGAAGTCGATGATATGTCCGGCGCTGTCGCTGCGCTCGGCAAAGAGCCGAAGCGCGTGTTCCTCGCCATCGGCCGCAAGGAGGTCGTGGCGTTCACCGAGGCTCCACAACATCATTACCTGATCCGCAGCGTCGACCCGATCGATCCGCCGCTGAACGTACCCAATGCGGCCTACATCCTCAGCCGCGGCCCGTTTCCCGAAAGCGACGAAAAAGCGCTGCTGTCGGAACACCGCATCGACACCATCGTCGCCAAGAACAGCGGCGGCAGCGCGACCTATGGCAAGATCGCGGCCGCGCGAACGCTGGGCCTCAACGTCATCATGCTGCGACGCCCTCATCTTCCCGACATTCCGGCGGTCAACGACGCGCACGGCGTGGTCGCGTGGCTCGACCATCAATGGCCGCCTTCGACAAAGCGCGGCGTGTAA
- a CDS encoding precorrin-3B C(17)-methyltransferase — MSGALAVIGLGPGSPQTLTPEAAAALDRADALYGYGPYLDRVPAKSGQTRHASDNREEGSRAAAALRHAAQGAKVAMVSGGDPGVFAMAAAVCEQIDRGDAAWRSLDVSVVPGVTAMLAVAARVGAPLGHDFCAISLSDNLKPWGVVERRLDAAAGAGFVIALYNPISRARPWQLGKAFERLRQHLPASTPVVFGRAVGRPDEKIGIYSLDAVDPSAADMATLIIIGSPLTRVIERPGRSPLVYTPRFVEGGH, encoded by the coding sequence GTGAGCGGCGCTCTTGCAGTGATCGGGCTCGGACCGGGGAGCCCGCAGACGCTGACGCCGGAAGCCGCCGCCGCGCTCGATCGCGCCGACGCGCTCTATGGCTATGGACCGTATCTCGATCGTGTGCCGGCGAAGTCCGGACAGACGCGCCATGCTTCCGACAATCGCGAGGAGGGAAGCCGCGCCGCCGCCGCGCTCCGCCATGCTGCGCAGGGCGCCAAGGTGGCGATGGTGTCGGGTGGTGATCCGGGCGTGTTTGCCATGGCGGCTGCGGTCTGTGAACAGATCGACCGCGGTGATGCCGCTTGGCGCAGTCTCGACGTGTCGGTCGTGCCGGGTGTCACCGCGATGCTTGCGGTTGCGGCGCGGGTCGGCGCGCCGCTCGGTCATGATTTCTGCGCGATCTCGCTGTCGGACAATCTGAAGCCGTGGGGTGTCGTCGAGCGCCGGCTCGATGCAGCGGCAGGCGCGGGCTTCGTCATCGCGCTTTACAATCCGATCTCGCGGGCGCGGCCCTGGCAACTCGGCAAGGCGTTCGAGCGGCTGCGGCAACATCTGCCGGCATCGACACCGGTGGTGTTCGGTCGCGCAGTCGGACGCCCCGACGAGAAGATCGGGATCTATAGTCTTGATGCCGTCGATCCGTCGGCAGCCGACATGGCCACGCTGATCATCATTGGCTCGCCGCTGACGCGCGTCATCGAGCGGCCGGGCCGATCTCCACTCGTTTACACGCCGCGCTTTGTCGAAGGCGGCCATTGA
- a CDS encoding precorrin-2 C(20)-methyltransferase produces the protein MSGRLIGVGVGPGDPELMTFKAARALAEADVVAHFAKAGNASNARRIVNGHVRAGVEELALLYPVTTELPRHCAEYGKAIREFYDRSAVAVARHLDAGRTVAILSEGDPLFYGSYMHLHVRLAPRYRAEIVPGVTAMSGCWSLAGAPIAQGDDVFVVLPATLPEAELERRFADADAAVVMKLGRNLEKVRRVLTRTGRLSRAIYVERGTTAEAVTLRLEDKHDNDAPYFSVILVPGWETRP, from the coding sequence ATGAGCGGGCGGCTGATCGGCGTCGGTGTCGGGCCGGGTGACCCCGAGCTCATGACCTTCAAGGCTGCGCGCGCGCTGGCCGAGGCCGATGTCGTCGCGCATTTTGCCAAGGCGGGCAACGCCAGCAATGCACGGCGCATCGTCAACGGCCACGTACGCGCCGGTGTCGAGGAGCTTGCCTTGCTCTATCCGGTGACGACCGAACTGCCGCGGCATTGCGCGGAGTACGGCAAGGCGATCCGCGAGTTTTACGACCGCTCGGCCGTGGCGGTGGCGCGCCATCTCGATGCCGGGCGCACGGTCGCGATTCTCAGCGAAGGCGACCCGCTGTTCTACGGCTCCTACATGCATCTGCATGTGCGGCTGGCGCCGCGCTACCGCGCCGAGATCGTTCCTGGCGTCACCGCGATGTCGGGCTGCTGGTCGCTCGCGGGCGCGCCGATCGCGCAGGGCGACGATGTGTTCGTGGTGTTGCCGGCGACATTGCCCGAAGCCGAATTGGAACGCCGCTTTGCGGATGCCGATGCCGCCGTGGTGATGAAGCTCGGCCGTAATCTGGAAAAGGTGCGGCGCGTGCTGACACGGACCGGGCGGCTGTCGCGCGCCATCTACGTGGAGCGTGGCACCACGGCCGAAGCCGTCACCTTGCGGCTCGAAGACAAGCACGACAACGACGCGCCGTACTTCTCGGTCATTCTGGTGCCGGGCTGGGAGACGCGGCCGTGA